TGCGTCGAGGTGTGTCGGATCTGGCTCGGCAAGCGACGGATCCGGAAACCGCTCAAGCCTTGAAGGACCAGGCTTCCAAGTTGGTGGAAGAACTGCCTCGCGTCGCTCGCGAAAAGGTCGATGCGTTGTTGAAACAGGCCGAGACCAGCGCGGCGCCCTGGCGTGACGCATGGATGGGAACGGCGAACGTCCGACCGCCTCAATCTTTGATCAACGCGTCAGGAAACCTGCTGCACGCATTGGGCAGTGGTGTCGCGGTTGATCCATCGGTGTTGGCGTCCGCCGCACCGTACTTGACCGGTGATTGCGTCATTCCTGGCGATCAACGGATCACCCAACCGACGGAAAAAAACCTGAGCGAAGCCTGCGGTGTTGAGTTGCAAGCGATGGTGGTCAGTTCGTTCGACATCGGATTGTCGTTGCTGGGGCAAATGGGACGTCGAGGTTCACGCGTGTTGGTGCCACGTTGCTGCACCCAGTGGGACGGAAGCGAAGGTTCGGCTTGTCTGGCGGACCATTTGCATGCCACCACGCGAGGAACCATTCGCGAATTTGGTTCGGCCAGTGGTGCCACCACGGCTGATTTGGTGAATGTGATTGGATCATCTTTGGCATCTGATTCGGGCGGCGAAGGCCGATCGCGTCGCTGCCATACGATCGTTCGCTTGGCCAAAGCTTGCTGTCGGATTGCTCCCGCCGATCGACGTGAATTGGGAGTGGCGGATGTGGTGGTGATGCCCACCGCAAGGTGGATGGGCATCGAATCGGTTGCGATGGGCAACGTCGTGACGGAACTGAAACAAGGTGCCGACGCGGTGTTGCTTGGTGGCGGCGTGATGACGGGCACACCGGCTTTGGGAGTTTGGGTCGGGCGGACGGAATGGATGCAAAGCCTGTTGTCTGATGGTCGTGCGTCCTTGGCGGAGGCCCCCGCCGCGATGTCCGCCATGGTCAACGCCGCGGTCGCGTTGGCTCGCGATGGCGGTTTGCCCGTGGATCGTCTGATGGCCGCGAGCGAGGAAAATTTGCAGGACCGAGCCGAACGTTTGGCCACGCAATTGAATGGTTTGGACGGAGTCACCTCGACTCGGATCACTCAGGAACCCGCTCGAAGATTTGGTGGCAACGACACGTTGCCTTCACGCCAAGTCTTGCTGACCACCAACACGACCAGCCCCTCTGTGTTGGCCGAACGTTTGCGAAGCGGCGACACCTGTTTGTTGGCCGAACCCTCGGACGACGGAATCGCATTGGACCTGCGCTGGATCACACCGGATCAGCAGTCGCGAATCGCACAGCGATTGGCTACAGCCATTCATTGATTCTGGCGATCAGACTGCTGAGCGTGCGAATCGACAAAGCGATGACAACGATCAGTCCGGTCCACGCAAGCACACGCACGGGCAAGCCGGCTTCGTCACGGCTGAGTCCGTGCAGTTGCCATACGATGACGGCGCCCAGCAGTGGGAAGCAGAGCACGGTCAGCGATTGAGCGATGACAATGAAGCTGACCAGGTCCACTCCGGTCAGTGCCGCGACACTGGCGACGGCCCATCCGGCCAACAGTGTCACAATGGTCGCTCGGCGAACGGGGGCGGAGGAGACTTGACAGGGCACGTCGATCGCGTCGCAGAACACCACGCCGCCGATCAACGCATTGACCAGAAACGAACTGGCGGCACCGGCGAAGATCCCAATGGAAAAAACGGTGCGAGCCCATGATCCGAACAGGGGTTCCAACGACAACGCGACCACGGACGCATCGGTCAGTTCCTCCGGAGCGATCTTTTCATGCAGCGCGCTGGCCGCGGTGATGTAGATCATCGCGGTGATCAACGCCAGCGATGAGATGCCAACGAACACGTCCAAAAAACCGGTCTTCAGGTTGTTTCGATTCCAACCTTTCTCTTTGACCTGGTAAGACTGATAAAACGCACCTGCCACCGAGAACGTGGTTGCGACAAGTGCGGCCATGCTCATCCAAGCGATCGACGCGTCGTCTTGATTTGCAATGGAATCCGTTTGTGAAAGGTTGGCGGCCGTTTCGGATCCGAGCGACGGAATCAATCCGCTGAACACGTCGGCCCAGTCGGGATTGGAAGCGAACATGCTGGCGCCGAACGACAGCACCATGGCTCCGACCAAGAACGCCATGGCTTTCTCAATCCAGCGATAAAGATCGCGGCGACCGAGCCAGACCAGTGCGATGATGGCACCATTGAAAAGCAACAGTCCCAACGCTCGCGTTAAATTGGAATCCGCGGCCGTCGCGTCTTGGCCTCGAAAACCCATCACCGCCATCCACATCGCATTGTTGTTGGACGCTTGGAACAGCGTGATGGCGATCAGCAACGCGGTGCCCACCAACCACGCGGCCCGTCGCCCAAAACGGTCCGCCACCAAACCACACAGGGTTCGTTCCTTGCACACGCCAATCGTCATCGCGGCGGCGGTCATTCCAATCATCAGCAATCCCGCCAGTGGCACGATCCACAGCAGGTCAAAACCCTCGCCGCACGCGACACGGCTGGCGCTGACAATGCTTCCAGGCCCCAACACGACCGCTGCCACAACGATTGCGGGACCAATTCGGCGATATCGTCTCCAACCACTCTCGTTTGTTCGCACTGGCTGTGTCACAATGAAGCCTTGTCAATGATTGATCAAATTGTTAGCCGCCGATGACGCGACCGCCATGTTGAATAAGATCCTAGCCGCTGACCGATTTGAAATGGGGCTCTGGGTAGGCCGAAACGCCGCCGAATCGATACGGAAAGCCCAAGAAGAGTTCGGTCATGCCAATTTGGTCGTGGCAACCGGTGCTTCGCAGTTCGAAGTGTTGGCGTCCCTGGCGGAACAGCCGGGAATCGATTGGAGCCAAGTCACTGGTTTCCACTTGGACGAATACGTGGGCGTTTCACCGGACCATCCGGCATCGTTCTGCCGCTATCTCCGCGAGCGATTCGTGGACAAGGTTACACCGGGGGCTTTCCACTACCTTCGCGGTGACGAGGACGCGAAAGAAACGAT
This genomic stretch from Rhodopirellula halodulae harbors:
- a CDS encoding NRAMP family divalent metal transporter produces the protein MAAVVLGPGSIVSASRVACGEGFDLLWIVPLAGLLMIGMTAAAMTIGVCKERTLCGLVADRFGRRAAWLVGTALLIAITLFQASNNNAMWMAVMGFRGQDATAADSNLTRALGLLLFNGAIIALVWLGRRDLYRWIEKAMAFLVGAMVLSFGASMFASNPDWADVFSGLIPSLGSETAANLSQTDSIANQDDASIAWMSMAALVATTFSVAGAFYQSYQVKEKGWNRNNLKTGFLDVFVGISSLALITAMIYITAASALHEKIAPEELTDASVVALSLEPLFGSWARTVFSIGIFAGAASSFLVNALIGGVVFCDAIDVPCQVSSAPVRRATIVTLLAGWAVASVAALTGVDLVSFIVIAQSLTVLCFPLLGAVIVWQLHGLSRDEAGLPVRVLAWTGLIVVIALSIRTLSSLIARINEWL